From Larus michahellis chromosome 5, bLarMic1.1, whole genome shotgun sequence, the proteins below share one genomic window:
- the ETFDH gene encoding electron transfer flavoprotein-ubiquinone oxidoreductase, mitochondrial, with protein MLLSRCPSSSRARQCFHALKLVKRDCLPSLHIARCASTASVPRITTHYTIHPRDKDKRWEGVNMERFAEEADVVIVGAGPAGLSAAIRLKQLAAEHNKEIRVCLVEKASQIGAHTLSGACLEPRSLQELFPDWKERGAPLNTPVTEDKFGILTKKSRIPVPILPGLPMVNHGNYIVRLGHFVSWLGEQAEALGVEIYPGYAAAEVLFHEDGSVKGIATNDVGIQKDGAPKATFERGLELHAKVTVFAEGCHGHLAKQLYKKYNLREKCQPQSYGIGLKELWTIDEKKWKPGRVEHTVGWPLDRHTYGGSFLYHLNEGEPLVALGFVVGLDYQNPYLNPFREFQRWKHHPSVQPTLEGGTRIAYGARALNEGGFQSIPKLTFPGGLLIGCSPGLMNVPKIKGTHTAMKSGMLASEAIFSQLINENLQSKTIGLDVQEYEENLKKSWVWKELYAVRNIRPSCHSIFGVYGGMIYTGIFYWLLRGMEPWTLKHPGPDFAQLKPAKDCTPIEYPKPDGKISFDLLSSVALSGTNHEHDQPAHLTLKDDSIPVSRNLAVFDGPEQRFCPAGVYEYIPLETGEGSRLQINAQNCVHCKTCDIKDPSQNINWVVPEGGGGPAYNGM; from the exons ATGCTGCTGTCTCGTTGCCCGTCCTCCAGCCGAG CACGCCAGTGCTTTCATGCTCTAAAGTTGGTAAAGAGAGACTGCCTTCCATCATTGCATATCGCAAGATGTGCATCTACTGCCTCTGTGCCTCGCATAACTACGCATTATACAATTCATCCTCGGGACAAAGACAAACGATGGGAAG gGGTAAACATGGAAAGATTTGCAGAGGAAGCTGACGTTGTCATCGTTGGAGCAGGCCCCGCGGGTCTTTCTGCAGCTATTCGACTCAAGCAGTTAGCTGCTGAGCATAACAAAGAAATACGTGTTTGCCTGGTGGAAAAGGCTTCTCAGATTGGTGCGCATACACTCTCTGGTGCTTGTCTTGAGCCAAGGTCCTTACAAGAGCTCTTTCCCGACTGGAAGGAGCGGGGG gCTCCGCTTAATACTCCTGTAACTGAAGACAAGTTTGGAATTTTAACAAAGAAATCTAGAATTCCAGTGCCAATTCTTCCAG GACTTCCAATGGTTAATCATGGAAATTACATTGTACGTCTGGGCCACTTTGTGAGTTGGCTCGGCGAACAAGCAGAAGCTTTGGGTGTTGAGATTTATCCAGGCTATGCAGCAGCTGAG GTTCTCTTTCATGAAGATGGTAGCGTGAAAGGGATAGCAACTAATGATGTGGGCATTCAAAAGGATGGAGCACCTAAA GCTACCTTTGAAAGAGGCTTGGAACTCCATGCTAAAGTCACAGTCTTCGCTGAAGGTTGTCATGGACATCTAGCCAAACAGCTGTACAAAAAATACAATCTAAGGGAGAAATGTCAACCCCAGAGCTATGGCATTGGACTGAAAGAG TTATGGACTATCgatgaaaagaaatggaaaccagGAAGAGTAGAACATACTGTAGGCTGGCCTTTAGACAGACATACATATGGAGGATCCTTTCTTTATCACTTAAATGAGGGTGAACCTTTAGTTGCTCTTGGATTTGTG gttggtTTAGATTATCAAAATCCCTATTTGAATCCATTTAGGGAGTTTCAGAGATGGAAGCACCATCCCAGTGTACAGCCTACTTTGGAGGGTGGAACAAGGATTGCCTATGGTGCCAGAGCATTGAACGAAGGTGGTTTCCAG tcaaTACCCAAACTCACCTTCCCAGGTGGATTATTAATTGGTTGCAGTCCTGGACTCATGAATGTTCCAAAGATCAAAGGGACACATACTGCAATGAAAAGTGGCATGTTGGCTTCAGAAGCCATCTTTAGCCAATTAATCAATGAAAATCTCCAATCAAAGACAATAG GACTTGATGTGCAAGAATATGAAGAGAACCTGAAAAAGTCCTGGGTCTGGAAAGAGCTGTACGCGGTTAGAAACATCCGACCCTCCTGCCATAGCATATTCGGTGTGTACGGAGGAATGATTTACACAGGTATATTTTATTGGCTACTGAGAGGAATGGAACCGTGGACATTAAAACACCCAG gCCCAGATTTTGCTCAGCTCAAGCCAGCCAAAGATTGCACGCCTATTGAATACCCAAAGCCCGATGGAAAAATCAGTTTTGATCTCCTGTCGTCTGTGGCTTTAAGTGGTACAAACCATGAACATGACCAGCCTGCTCATTTAACTCTCAAAGATGACAGCATCCCTGTGAGCAGGAATTTGGCTGTATTTGATGGACCGGAACAAAGATTTTGTCCAGCAG GGGTTTATGAATATATTCCTCTGGAAACGGGAGAAGGATCGAGACTGCAGATAAATGCTCAGAACTGTGTCCACTGCAAAACATGCGATATTAAAGACCCAAGTCAGAACATTAACTGGGTAGTGCCTGAAGGTGGAGGAGGACCAGCTTATAACGGGATGTAA